One stretch of Lysobacter sp. KIS68-7 DNA includes these proteins:
- the hemF gene encoding oxygen-dependent coproporphyrinogen oxidase, whose product MHPAHLEDDADFARVREFLTDLQDRICAAIETADGGARFVEDRWTRKEGGGGRTRLLRDGKVFEQAGIGFSDVSGSKLPPSATAARPELAGATWRAVGVSLVFHPHNPYLPTTHANVRHFRAMRDGRTVAWWFGGGFDLTPFYPYDEDVLHWHRTARALCEPFGGQARYEAHKRWCDEYFLLKHRDETRGVGGLFFDDLHEDFERDFAYMRAVGDGFLDAYLPLVERRRDTPFGERERNFQLYRRGRYVEFNLVFDRGTLFGLQSGGRTESILMSLPPMVRWEYGYAPQEGSPEARLADYLRPRDWLGELR is encoded by the coding sequence ATGCATCCGGCCCACCTCGAAGACGATGCGGACTTCGCCCGCGTCCGCGAATTCCTGACCGACCTGCAGGACCGCATCTGCGCGGCGATCGAGACCGCCGACGGCGGTGCACGCTTCGTCGAGGATCGCTGGACGCGCAAGGAAGGCGGCGGCGGACGCACCCGCCTGCTGCGCGACGGCAAGGTGTTCGAACAGGCGGGCATCGGGTTCTCCGACGTATCGGGCTCGAAGCTGCCGCCGTCCGCGACCGCGGCGCGGCCCGAACTCGCCGGCGCGACGTGGCGCGCGGTCGGCGTGTCGCTCGTCTTCCATCCGCACAATCCTTACCTGCCGACGACGCACGCCAACGTCCGCCACTTCCGCGCGATGCGCGACGGGCGCACGGTGGCCTGGTGGTTCGGCGGCGGCTTCGACCTCACGCCCTTCTATCCGTACGACGAAGACGTGCTGCACTGGCATCGCACGGCCCGCGCGCTGTGCGAGCCCTTCGGCGGGCAGGCACGCTACGAGGCGCACAAGCGCTGGTGCGACGAATACTTCCTCCTGAAGCACCGCGACGAGACGCGCGGCGTGGGCGGCCTGTTCTTCGACGACCTGCACGAGGACTTCGAACGCGACTTCGCCTACATGCGCGCGGTCGGCGACGGCTTCCTCGATGCGTACCTGCCCCTCGTCGAGCGTCGGCGCGACACGCCGTTCGGCGAGCGCGAGCGCAACTTCCAGTTGTATCGCCGCGGGCGCTACGTCGAATTCAACCTGGTGTTCGACCGCGGCACGCTGTTCGGGCTGCAGAGCGGCGGGCGCACGGAGTCGATCCTGATGAGCCTGCCGCCGATGGTGCGCTGGGAATACGGCTATGCGCCGCAGGAAGGCAGCCCCGAGGCGCGGCTGGCCGATTACCTGCGGCCGCGCGACTGGCTCGGCGAGCTGCGCTGA
- a CDS encoding heme biosynthesis HemY N-terminal domain-containing protein, producing the protein MNLFRNLLFWLVLVLVGALVAQLLVQDPGEVLVRFRGHDYQSTLVGALLLLVLGLAALWLAWTVLALPFRGWRGFRRRQVRARLTDGLGALHQGHWVRAEKLLDQAAEGDDAAAVARVAAAQAADARADAAAATRQIDALSTRHPIAAALARADRTIATDPAAALSALDAPGAQPLPPRGLLLRAQALAKLGRAHEAYGMLGALRQQQAAPAAELDAWQARWAAASLTEAVDANALADRWDALPKPLQADPIVVAAYAARASDMRWDDAAARNIEQALATRWDESLVDLYGRLPTTAAPDARREQLARWLQAHPESPATLLALARLQPWPTAEASLHRAVAQGGGARAWEALAEGYAASGDPECARLSYANALRATRGEPVLPLPNRDLRQQIQDAAAIEIRDEHGLPRLRE; encoded by the coding sequence ATGAACCTGTTCCGCAATCTCCTGTTCTGGTTGGTGCTGGTTCTCGTGGGGGCCCTGGTCGCGCAGCTGCTCGTGCAGGATCCGGGTGAAGTGCTGGTGCGCTTCCGCGGGCACGACTACCAGAGCACGTTGGTCGGCGCGCTGTTGCTGCTGGTGCTGGGGCTCGCGGCGCTGTGGCTGGCGTGGACGGTGCTCGCACTGCCGTTCCGCGGATGGCGCGGCTTCCGACGCCGCCAGGTGCGTGCGCGCCTCACCGATGGACTGGGCGCGCTGCACCAGGGCCATTGGGTGCGCGCGGAAAAACTGCTCGACCAGGCGGCCGAAGGCGACGACGCCGCGGCCGTTGCACGCGTCGCGGCCGCGCAAGCTGCCGATGCACGCGCGGATGCGGCAGCGGCGACGCGGCAGATCGACGCGCTGTCGACGCGACATCCGATCGCGGCGGCGCTCGCACGCGCGGATCGCACGATCGCCACCGATCCGGCGGCTGCGCTTTCCGCATTGGATGCGCCGGGTGCGCAACCGCTTCCGCCGCGCGGCCTGCTGCTGCGCGCGCAGGCGCTCGCGAAACTCGGCCGCGCGCACGAGGCCTACGGCATGCTCGGCGCCCTGCGCCAGCAACAGGCCGCGCCCGCCGCGGAGCTGGATGCATGGCAGGCGCGCTGGGCCGCGGCCTCGCTCACCGAAGCCGTCGATGCGAATGCGCTCGCCGATCGCTGGGACGCGTTGCCCAAACCGCTGCAGGCCGATCCGATCGTCGTCGCCGCGTACGCCGCGCGCGCATCGGACATGCGCTGGGACGATGCCGCCGCGCGCAACATCGAACAGGCGCTCGCCACGCGCTGGGACGAGTCGCTGGTCGACCTCTACGGTCGGCTGCCGACCACCGCCGCGCCCGATGCGCGCCGCGAACAACTCGCGCGCTGGTTGCAGGCGCATCCGGAAAGCCCCGCGACACTGCTCGCCCTCGCGCGCCTGCAGCCTTGGCCGACCGCGGAGGCGAGCCTGCATCGCGCCGTCGCACAAGGTGGCGGTGCGCGTGCGTGGGAGGCCTTGGCCGAAGGCTATGCCGCTTCGGGCGACCCCGAATGCGCCCGCCTGTCCTACGCCAATGCGCTGCGCGCGACCCGCGGCGAGCCCGTGCTCCCGCTGCCCAACCGCGACCTGCGGCAACAGATCCAGGACGCAGCGGCCATCGAGATCCGCGACGAGCACGGCCTGCCCCGCCTGCGGGAGTGA
- a CDS encoding YetF domain-containing protein, which translates to MFDLAMPVWEYLLRAVVVYVVLLFLIRLSGKRTMGQFTPFDVLLIVLLGNAVQNALLGTDTSLMGGLMLAAILIALNWTTGFLASRNRTVERWIEGVPVILARNGHLYEDVLRRELVSRNDFEEALRQNGELTLTDVQIAILETDGRISVVPRERPSPVDSAI; encoded by the coding sequence ATGTTCGATCTGGCGATGCCTGTCTGGGAATACCTGCTGCGGGCGGTCGTGGTCTACGTCGTGCTGCTGTTCCTGATCCGCCTGTCCGGCAAGCGGACGATGGGCCAGTTCACCCCGTTCGACGTCCTGCTCATCGTCCTGCTCGGCAATGCGGTGCAGAACGCACTGCTGGGCACGGACACCTCGCTGATGGGCGGCCTGATGCTGGCCGCGATCCTGATCGCGCTGAACTGGACCACGGGTTTCCTGGCTTCGCGCAATCGCACCGTGGAGCGCTGGATCGAAGGCGTGCCCGTGATCCTGGCGCGCAACGGACACCTGTACGAGGACGTCCTGCGCCGGGAGCTCGTCAGCCGCAACGATTTCGAGGAAGCCCTGCGCCAGAACGGCGAGCTCACCCTCACGGACGTCCAGATCGCGATCCTGGAAACCGATGGCCGGATCAGCGTGGTGCCGCGGGAGCGTCCGTCGCCGGTCGACTCGGCGATCTGA
- a CDS encoding DUF2782 domain-containing protein produces the protein MKTHAARIARRIVWPAIALAALLPAACATVDPNAPPTPANAAESTRTETNGDVVTEYRVNGALAMVRISPKRGPVYYLVDSDGDGHLDRTPQGTRDTPVYFKLYEW, from the coding sequence ATGAAGACGCACGCTGCCCGCATCGCACGCCGTATCGTCTGGCCCGCCATCGCGCTTGCCGCGTTGCTGCCGGCCGCCTGCGCCACGGTGGATCCGAACGCACCGCCCACCCCGGCCAACGCGGCCGAATCCACCCGCACCGAAACCAACGGCGACGTCGTCACCGAGTACCGCGTGAACGGCGCGCTCGCGATGGTCCGCATCTCGCCCAAGCGCGGGCCGGTCTACTACCTGGTGGACAGCGACGGCGACGGACACCTGGACCGCACGCCGCAGGGCACGCGCGACACGCCGGTGTATTTCAAGTTGTACGAGTGGTGA
- the polA gene encoding DNA polymerase I gives MPRLVLIDGSSYLYRAFHALPPLTNSAGEPTGALFGVVNMLRATLAEQPDCAVFVVDAPGKTFRDDLYPEYKANRSAMPDDLRAQVEPMCEIVQALGFPLLRIGGVEADDVIGTLALEAADAGSDVTISTGDKDFAQLVREPGNAGSIKLVNTMSGSVLDSDEAVFAKFGVHARQIVDMLALMGDAVDNVPGVEKCGPKTAAKWLAEYDTLDGVIANVEKIGGKIGENLRAALPRLPLNRTLVTIKTDVPLDQAAHAMTLRPRDVDKLRILFARYGFNAALRELDGTPAPKAAERKVSMRGTEAGWARTGAAPTEAPDPALAAKGEYETVLTQAQLDAWIAKLQAAEGFAFDTETDSFDPLSANLIGVSVAVETGHAAYIPFGHDYPGAPQQLPREVVLDALRPLFTDANKRKLGQHGKYDLHVLRCHGVVVHGYDDDTMLESFVWNAGASRHDLDSLAKRYLGYDTVAYEDVAGKGAKQIPFSHVALDDATRYAAEDADVVLRLHAALRPKLASEPSLERVYREIEIPLVQVLERVEANGILVDVAELKRQSADMGKRMLDAQQRATDLAGRTFSLDSPKQVGQLLFDELKLPVQVKTPSGQPSVNEEALEAIADLHELPRIILEYRGLAKLRSTYTDKLPEMVNRNTGRVHTSYHQAGAATGRLASSDPNLQNIPIRTEDGRRIRRAFIAPPGRSIVACDYSQIELRIMAHLSEDPNLLRAFTSGDDIHRATAAEVFGKTLEEVSGNERRAAKAINFGLMYGMSAFGLARQLGIGRGEAQDYIALYFSRYPGVRDFMERTRVEARERGYVETVFGRRLHLENISARNAGLRAGAERAAINAPMQGTAADIVKRAMIAIDAWLSTLDGRALMLLQVHDELVFEVEDAFVEDLIAGAKDRMSAAAELRVPLVVDAGRGANWDEAH, from the coding sequence ATGCCAAGACTGGTCCTGATCGACGGGTCCTCGTACCTGTACCGCGCGTTCCACGCGCTTCCCCCGCTCACCAACAGCGCCGGCGAACCCACCGGCGCGCTGTTCGGCGTCGTGAACATGCTCCGCGCCACGCTGGCCGAGCAGCCGGACTGCGCGGTCTTCGTGGTCGACGCCCCGGGCAAGACCTTCCGCGACGACCTGTACCCCGAGTACAAGGCCAACCGCTCGGCGATGCCCGATGACCTGCGCGCGCAGGTCGAGCCCATGTGCGAAATCGTGCAGGCGCTCGGCTTTCCCTTGCTGCGCATCGGCGGCGTGGAAGCCGACGACGTGATCGGCACGCTTGCACTCGAAGCCGCGGACGCAGGCAGCGACGTGACCATCTCCACCGGCGACAAGGATTTCGCGCAGCTCGTGCGGGAGCCCGGCAACGCCGGCAGCATCAAGCTCGTGAACACGATGAGCGGCAGCGTGCTGGACAGCGACGAGGCCGTGTTCGCGAAGTTCGGCGTGCACGCGCGTCAGATCGTCGACATGCTCGCGCTGATGGGCGATGCGGTGGACAACGTGCCCGGCGTGGAGAAATGCGGGCCGAAAACCGCCGCGAAATGGCTCGCCGAGTACGACACGCTCGATGGCGTGATCGCGAACGTGGAGAAGATCGGCGGCAAGATCGGCGAGAACCTGCGCGCGGCCCTGCCGCGACTGCCGCTCAACCGCACGCTGGTGACGATCAAGACGGACGTGCCGCTGGACCAGGCGGCGCATGCGATGACGCTGCGTCCGCGCGACGTCGACAAGCTGCGCATCCTCTTCGCGCGCTACGGTTTCAACGCAGCGCTGCGCGAACTCGATGGCACGCCTGCGCCGAAGGCCGCCGAACGCAAGGTCTCGATGCGCGGCACCGAAGCCGGCTGGGCGCGCACGGGTGCGGCACCGACGGAAGCGCCGGATCCCGCGCTCGCGGCGAAGGGCGAGTACGAAACCGTGCTCACGCAGGCGCAGCTCGATGCGTGGATCGCGAAGCTGCAAGCGGCCGAGGGCTTTGCGTTCGACACGGAAACCGATTCCTTCGATCCGCTGAGTGCAAACCTGATCGGCGTCAGCGTTGCCGTCGAAACGGGCCATGCGGCCTACATTCCCTTCGGCCACGATTATCCGGGCGCGCCGCAGCAGCTCCCGCGCGAGGTCGTGCTCGACGCGCTGCGTCCGCTCTTCACCGACGCGAACAAACGCAAGCTTGGCCAGCACGGCAAGTACGACCTGCACGTGCTGCGCTGCCACGGCGTGGTGGTGCACGGCTACGACGACGACACGATGCTGGAAAGCTTCGTGTGGAACGCGGGCGCGAGCCGGCACGACCTGGATTCGCTCGCCAAGCGCTACCTCGGCTACGACACCGTTGCCTACGAAGACGTCGCGGGCAAGGGTGCGAAGCAGATTCCTTTCTCGCATGTCGCGCTCGACGACGCCACGCGCTACGCCGCCGAAGACGCCGACGTGGTGCTCCGCCTGCACGCGGCCTTGCGCCCGAAGCTCGCCTCGGAGCCCTCGCTGGAACGCGTCTACCGCGAGATCGAAATCCCGCTGGTGCAGGTGCTCGAGCGCGTGGAAGCCAACGGCATCCTCGTGGACGTGGCGGAACTCAAGCGCCAGTCCGCGGACATGGGCAAGCGCATGCTCGACGCGCAGCAACGCGCCACCGACCTCGCGGGCCGCACCTTCAGCCTCGACTCGCCGAAGCAGGTGGGGCAACTGCTGTTCGACGAACTCAAGCTGCCCGTGCAGGTGAAGACGCCGTCTGGCCAGCCGAGCGTGAACGAAGAAGCGCTCGAAGCGATCGCCGACCTGCACGAGTTGCCGCGCATCATCCTGGAGTACCGCGGCCTCGCGAAATTGCGCAGCACCTACACCGACAAGTTGCCGGAGATGGTGAACCGCAACACCGGGCGCGTGCACACCAGTTACCACCAGGCCGGTGCGGCCACGGGGCGCTTGGCCTCGTCGGATCCGAACCTGCAGAACATCCCGATCCGCACCGAGGACGGGCGCCGCATCCGCCGCGCGTTCATCGCACCGCCCGGCCGCAGCATCGTGGCCTGCGACTACTCGCAGATCGAGCTGCGCATCATGGCGCACCTGTCGGAAGACCCGAACCTGCTGCGCGCCTTCACCTCCGGCGACGACATCCACCGCGCGACCGCGGCGGAAGTGTTCGGCAAGACGCTCGAGGAAGTCTCCGGCAACGAGCGCCGCGCGGCGAAGGCGATCAACTTCGGCCTGATGTACGGCATGAGCGCCTTCGGCCTGGCGCGCCAGCTCGGCATCGGGCGCGGCGAAGCGCAGGACTACATCGCGCTGTATTTCTCGCGGTACCCGGGCGTGCGCGATTTCATGGAGCGCACGCGCGTGGAAGCGCGCGAGCGCGGCTACGTCGAAACCGTGTTCGGGCGCCGCCTGCACCTGGAGAACATTTCCGCGCGCAACGCCGGCCTGCGCGCGGGTGCAGAACGCGCGGCGATCAACGCGCCGATGCAGGGCACCGCGGCGGACATCGTCAAGCGCGCGATGATCGCGATCGATGCCTGGCTGTCCACGCTCGATGGCCGCGCGCTGATGCTGCTGCAGGTGCACGACGAACTGGTGTTCGAAGTGGAGGATGCGTTCGTCGAGGACCTCATCGCGGGCGCGAAGGACCGCATGTCCGCTGCCGCAGAACTGCGCGTGCCCCTCGTGGTCGATGCAGGACGCGGCGCCAATTGGGATGAAGCCCACTGA